The Brassica oleracea var. oleracea cultivar TO1000 chromosome C6, BOL, whole genome shotgun sequence genome includes a region encoding these proteins:
- the LOC106297912 gene encoding TMV resistance protein N-like encodes MNTILQNVSCFKRNVSSGRPFDSRSLSSSSTSQKYDVFLSFRGADTRKNFVSFLYKQLETKGIRAFKDDNALVCGRSIAPVIFQAIKGSTIAVVVISPTYPASFWCLEELVMILKLEREKLLTVVPIFYEVEPNDLKRQTGKLVKQFKKHEKRHSTERVHSWRDALNRLATLSGDCSKISEDDATLVDRVTERISKILSSSVISFDEHMKRLYPLLDLNSNEGVQVSGIWGRGSKGRSAFAKHVYKNISPNFEAHCFLEDVRSISLHLQEEELLSKMQGEVLMSTKSSHMCLDAIKARLGNRKVLLVANDVDKIEKLDALADEFSWFGPGSRIIIVTQDKHLLSSWGVKSVYEVELLKCCEAGKLWRSEAFIRRDDHVGSELSFSILTCNEI; translated from the exons ATGAACACGATATTACAAAATGTATCGTGCTTCAAGAGAAATGTTAGTTCAGGACGACCATTCGACTCCAGGTCATTATCGTCTTCTTCCACTTCTCAAAAATACGATGTCTTTTTGAGCTTCAGAGGCGCAGACACTCGCAAGAACTTCGTCAGTTTTCTGTACAAGCAGTTAGAGACCAAAGGCATTCGAGCTTTCAAAGACGACAACGCACTGGTGTGTGGCCGTTCAATTGCACCAGTGATTTTCCAAGCCATCAAAGGATCAACAATCGCTGTCGTGGTGATCTCTCCGACTTATCCAGCTTCCTTCTGGTGTCTCGAGGAGCTCGTAATGATTTTAAAACTCGAGAGAGAAAAACTACTCACTGTGGTGCCTATTTTCTACGAGGTTGAACCTAATGACCTGAAGAGACAGACGGGAAAATTGGTGAAGCAGTTCAAGAAACACGAGAAGAGACATAGCACAGAGAGAGTCCACTCGTGGAGGGATGCCTTGAACAGATTGGCTACTCTCTCCGGCGACTGTTCAAAGATTTC GGAAGATGACGCGACGCTGGTCGATAGAGTTACTGAGAGAATATCGAAGATTTTATCCAGTAGCGTAATTAGTTTCGACGAACACATGAAGAGATTGTATCCGTTACTTGATCTAAATTCAAACGAAGGTGTTCAAGTGAGTGGGATTTGGGGAAGAGGAAGCAAGGGAAGATCAGCATTCGCGAAACACGTTTACAAAAACATCTCACCCAACTTTGAAGCACATTGTTTTCTCGAAGACGTTAGAAGTATCTCACTACATCTTCAAGAAGAAGAGCTTCTTTCCAAGATGCAAGGAGAAGTCTTGATGAGCACAAAGAGCTCTCACATGTGTCTTGACGCGATCAAAGCAAGGCTCGGGAACAGGAAGGTTCTGCTAGTGGCTAACGACGTGGACAAGATAGAAAAGTTAGACGCGCTTGCTGATGAATTTAGTTGGTTTGGACCAGGGAGTAGGATCATCATAGTCACACAAGATAAGCATTTGCTTAGTTCATGGGGTGTGAAAAGTGTCTACGAAGTTGAGCTCTTGAAATGCTGTGAAGCTGGTAAGCTCTGGCGCTCTGAAGCCTTCATACGGAGAGATGATCATGTAGGTTCCGAGCTTTCATTTTCGATCCTGACATGCAATGAAATATAG